Proteins encoded by one window of Electrophorus electricus isolate fEleEle1 chromosome 17, fEleEle1.pri, whole genome shotgun sequence:
- the stard13a gene encoding stAR-related lipid transfer protein 13 isoform X1 — protein sequence MDVMRLELGEECVDSESFIRMSPETQDIYLRLDSHHRSSGLRLARIVARQQLLQKIAREIEAKEACDWLKAAGFPQYAQLYEDSQFPIDICAVKKDHDFLDKDLVEPLCRRLNTLNKCASMKVDVGLPKKRSEDSDEDDLLAISNRWTFEWSSRRWSRLQDIDLLLGGADRRSPAQGRGLRTTVSSESVLTDLSEPEICSLHSEDSLSVVPDSASLCPLSVPRDRPRYGSLPAKGGRHGRMRAKDFLRRMETLGRSWGPPRSRRSLAISRPILQGEPESLKMLRCVPIVNGQPSPAGNTPPAGTHLAMLTSQSENSQSETSGSTGNTLHLKEHVSKPCVASKCAGVYLEDLEVLSCAAQRRRPAEQGHRSEFHSYEDLVVHVPKDHKPGTFPKALSIESLTPACGEAGSWRVQGAGPQQGRGRKGLAREARPVTRCRPRSSRISVYDNVPGSHLYASTGDLMDLEKEDLFPHLDDILQHVNGLQQIVDHWSKKVLPEGEGDGDRGPDQGMMDGQSSSQITLDFEGTSVTTPSDGDRDGVSLNDTDTSSTRERRDSGVGASLTRPRLRWPSFRMSNRLSQSGDSLQISSQSAGQLCLLQKFSLLRLTAIMEKYSMSNKHGWTWSVPKFMRRMKSPEYRDKSVFGVPLIVHVQRYGQPLPLCVQVALRYLRSHCLDQVGLFRKSGVKSRIQALRQMCDGSPERVNYQDQCAYDVADMVKQFFRDLPEPLLNSKLGETFLHIYQYVPNEQRLQAVQAAIMLMSDENREVLQTLLCFLRDVTSFVEENQMTPMNLAVCLAPSLFHLNIMKNDNLSPRSIQRKYATGRPDQKDLNENLAATQGLAHMIAECGRLFEVPQDMLAQSRNSYLAAALLAPSLDELCKQTHQHEEDDDEEEEEGYRSHMEGLIWSLQKDARDKAKCWVSRPNLDNTELSFKKVGDGSPLRRWRVSVEVEAPPSVVLNRVLRERHLWDSDLLQWKVLETLDRQTEVFQYTLSSMAPHPSRDFLVLRTWRTDMPKGVCVLVAVSVELDDWVSVSGVRGVVLESHYLLEPCGSGKSRLTHICRVDLKGKSPEWYNKAFGHLCAAEVARIRSSFQPLDTEGPETKI from the exons AAATTGAAGCAAAGGAGGCCTGTGATTGGTTGAAGGCCGCGGGGTTCCCACAGTATGCCCAACTCTACGAGG ATTCCCAGTTTCCCATTGACATATGTGCTGTCAAGAAGGACCATGACTTCCTGGACAAAGATCTTGTGGAGCCCCTCTGCCG gCGACTCAACACTCTGAACAAGTGTGCCTCCATGAAAGTGGATGTGGGCCTGCCtaagaagaga AGTGAGGACTCGGACGAGGACGACTTGCTGGCCATCAGCAACAGATGGACCTTTGAGTGGAGCAGCCGTCGCTGGTCTCGCCTGCAGGACATTGACCTCCTCCTGGGCGGAGCAGATCGGCGGAGCCCTGCTCAGGGGCGGGGCCTGCGCACAACCGTGAGCAGCGAGAGCGTCCTGACCGACCTTAGCGAGCCCGAGATCTGCTCACTGCACAGCGAGGACTCACTGTCCGTTGTGCCCGACTCCGCCTCCTTGTGCCCCCTGAGTGTGCCCCGGGACCGGCCCCGCTACGGCTCGCTCCCTGCTAAGGGTGGGAGGCACGGGCGCATGCGCGCCAAGGACTTCCTGCGGCGGATGGAGACGCTGGGGCGCTCGTGGGGGCCACCGCGTAGCCGGCGCTCCCTGGCCATCAGCAGGCCCATCCTGCAGGGGGAGCCGGAGTCGCTCAAAATGCTGCGCTGTGTCCCCATCGTCAATGGCCAGCCTTCTCCTGCTGGAAACACGCCCCCTGCCGGCACACACCTGGCCATGctcaccagccaatcagaaaacagCCAGTCGGAGACCAGCGGCAGCACGGGGAACACGCTCCACCTAAAGGAGCATGTCTCCAAGCCCTGTGTTGCCAGCAAGTGTGCTGGCGTGTACCTGGAAGACCTGGAGGTGCTCTCCTGCGCCGCACAGAGGAGGAGGCCCGCAGAGCAGGGCCACAGGAGCGAGTTCCATTCCTACGAGGACCTGGTGGTGCACGTCCCAAAGGACCACAAACCAGGCACCTTCCCCAAGGCGCTGTCCATTGAGAGCCTGACCCCCGCCTGCGGGGAGGCGGGCAGCTGGAGGGTACAGGGGGCGGGGCCGCAGCAGGGACGGGGCAGGAAGGGGCTGGCGAGGGAGGCCCGACCCGTAACGCGCTGCCGCCCCCGGAGCAGCCGGATCAGTGTGTATGACAATGTCCCAGGCTCCCATCTGTACGCCAGCACCGGCGACCTCATGGACCTGGAGAAGGAGGACCTGTTCCCGCACCTGGACGACATCCTGCAGCACGTGAACGGCCTGCAGCAGATCGTGGACCACTGGTCCAAGAAGGTCCTGCCCGAGGGCGAGGGGGATGGGGATAGGGGGCCAGACCAGGGGATGATGGATGGACAGTCCTCCAGCCAGATCACGCTGGACTTCGAAGGGACCTCGGTAACCACGCCCAGCGACGGAGACCGGGACGGCGTCTCGCTGAACGACACAGACACGTCCAGCACAAGAGAGAGGCGGGACTCGGGGGTGGGGGCCTCACTGACTCGGCCTCG TCTCAGGTGGCCAAGCTTCAGGATGTCCAACcgcctcagccaatcaggagatTCGTTACAGATCTCTAGCCAGTCAGCAGGCCAGCTCTGCCTGTTACAGAAATTCTCACTTCTGCGTCTCACCGCCATCATGGAGAAATACTCGATGTCCAACAAACATGGCTGGACTTG GTCGGTGCCGAAGTTCATGAGGCGGATGAAGAGCCCAGAGTACCGGGACAAAAGTGTCTTTGGCGTGCCTCTGATCGTCCACGTGCAGCGCTACGGCCAGCCGTTGCCGCTCTGCGTGCAGGTGGCGCTGCGCTACCTGCGCAGCCACTGCCTCGACCAG GTGGGCCTTTTCCGGAAGTCTGGTGTGAAGTCTCGGATCCAGGCCCTCAGACAGATGTGTGACGGCTCTCCGGAGAGGGTGAACTACCAGGACCAGTGTGCGTACGACGTTGCGGACATGGTCAAGCAGTTCTTCCGGGACCTTCCCGAACCTCTGCTCAACAGCAAACTCGGCGAGACCTTCCTCCATATTTACCAGT acgTCCCTAACGAACAGCGTTTGCAGGCGGTGCAGGCCGCCATCATGCTGATGTCGGACGAGAACCGCGAGGTTTTGCAGACCCTGCTCTGTTTCCTGCGCGATGTCACTTCCTTTGTGGAGGAGAACCAGATGACCCCCATGAACCTGGCCGTGTGCCTCGCACCGTCTCTCTTCCACCTGAATATTATGAAAAATGACAACCTGTCACCGAG GTCCATCCAGAGGAAGTACGCCACTGGCCGTCCTGACCAGAAGGACCTTAACGAGAACCTGGCCGCCACGCAGGGTCTTGCCCACATGATCGCAGAGTGCGGACGGCTCTTCGAG GTGCCTCAGGACATGCTCGCCCAGTCCAGGAACTCCTACCTGGCGGCAGCGCTGCTAGCGCCCTCTCTGGACGAGCTGTGCAAACAGACACACCAGCACGAGGAAGACGacgatgaagaggaggaggaaggctaTCGCTCCCACATGGAGGGGCTGATCTGGAGCCTGCAGAAAGACGCCAGAGACAAGGCCAAGTGCTGGGTGAGCCGGCCCAACCTGGACAACACGGAGCTCTCCTTCAAAAAG GTGGGGGACGGAAGCCCCCTGCGGCGGTGGCGTGTCTCGGTCGAGGTGGAGGCTCCGCCCTCCGTGGTGCTGAACCGGGTGCTTCGAGAGCGCCATCTGTGGGACAGCGACCTTCTGCAGTGGAAAGTTCTGGAGACGCTGGATAGGCAGACGGAGGTGTTCCAGTACACCCTCAGCAGCATGGCCCCGCACCCCAGCAGAGACTTCCTGGTGCTGAG GACGTGGCGAACAGACATGccgaaaggtgtgtgtgtgttagtggcgGTTTCCGTTGAGCTTGATGACTGGGTGTCTGTGAGCGGAGTTCGGGGAGTGGTGCTGGAGTCACACTACCTTCTAGAGCCATGTGGCTCTGGCAAGTCGAggctcacacacatctgcagaGTGGACCTCAA GGGCAAATCTCCTGAGTGGTACAACAAAGCTTTTGGCCATCTGTGCGCCGCTGAAGTTGCACGCATTCGAAGCTCCTTCCAGCCACTGGACACCGAGGGCCCTGAGACTAAGATCTGA